The DNA sequence TATTGTATGAAGTTGCCAAGCTTGCGTATGCCGGACGATTGGAGGAAGAAAGAGACAGTCTTCCTTATAAGATGGTTCCGGGACCGCAGCCGGCGTTTAGATGTTGTATCTACAGGGAACGTGAGGTTATCAGACAGAGAATCCGGCTTGCGGAAGGTAAAGCACCGGGTGCTGAAGATGACGGAAATATCGTACAGGTCATTAATTCTGCCTGTGAAGGATGTCCGATTTCCAGATATGTAGTAACAGATAACTGTCAGAAGTGTATGGGCAAAGCCTGTCAGGCGGCTTGTCGGTTTGGAGCGATCAGCATGGGACGAGATAAGTCCTATATTGATCCATCTAAATGTAAAGAGTGTGGACAGTGTGCAAAAGCCTGTCCTTATAATGCGATCGCAGATCTGGTACGACCTTGCATGAAGAGCTGCCCTGTGGATGCGATCTCGGTGGCCGATAATGGTACCGGTATTGCTGTGATCAATCAAGACAAATGCATCCAGTGTGGATCTTGCGTCCACAAATGCCCGTTTGGCGCGATCGGTTCTAAGACATTTATCGTGGATATCATTAAGAAGATGCGTTCGGATATTAAGGTATTTGCCATGCTTGCACCTGCAACGATCGGTCAGTTTGGTGCAGATATTACGATGGCAAGCTGGAGAACCGCTTTGAAGAAGATTGGTTTTTATGATGTTGTGGATGTATCACTTGGAGCAGATATGACTGCCATGAGTGAGGCAAAGGAATGGATCGAAGCCAAGGAGAAGGGTGAGAAGAAGACAACCTCCTGTTGTCCGGCATTTAAGAACTATATAGAGAAGCATTTTCCGACATTAAAGGATGCGATCTCAGAGACAGTATCACCGATGTGTGCTGTATCCCGTTATATAAAGGAGAAATTCCCGGGGGCAGTTACTGTATTTATCGGACCATGTATTGCGAAGAAAGCCGAATCCATGTCAGGAGAAAAGGATACTGCGGATTATGCACTGACTTATGGTGAGATTCGTGCGATGCTCCGTGCAAAAGGGGTAAAGCTGGAGCCGGAAGAAGATACGGATGATCAGGGCAGTATCTATGGTAAGAAATTTGCAAATGCAGGTGGTGTAACCGCAGCAGTTCTTGAAAGTATGAAAGAACTTGGCTGTACCGGCGATGTATCCGTATGCAAATGCAGTGGCATAACCGAATGCAAGAAAGCATTGACGCTGATGAAGGTCGGAAGACTTCCGGAAGACTTCATCGAAGGTATGGTATGTGAAGGGGGCTGTGTCGGTGGACCATCAAGACATCGTGATCCGAATCTTGCAATGCGGGACAGGAACGCAGCACTTGCGAAATCGTCGGATATATTGATCAAGGACAATCTGGACAAACAGAATGCAGAGTCGGTTGACATGATCCGTTAGTTATAAGAAGGTGATCGTAATATCGGATGAGGGGTCTTTCGATATTACAGGGAAAAGCAGAAACTATTAACAACAAAAGAAAATAAAGAAGAAAGTAAGAAAATTAAATGTCGCCAGACGAAACATAAAATAAGCCCGGCGGCATTTTTTTCGATGGAGGTTACACTCATGGTAGCACAGATTTTGGCACTTGCCATTTTTGTAGTTATGTTTGGATTGATCATATCCGAAAAATTTGAGCGCCATGTTATCACATTGGTATGTGGACTGGCAACACTTGTTCTGGTATTTGGTGTAGCAATGCACAGCATGGATGCGATACTTGAAACATTAAATATCAGAAACATTTTTACACTTTCGTTCTGGTATGAGGCAGGAGCCTCATCCGAGAGTACGGGTGGTATCAACTGGGCCACGATTATCTTTCTTGCGGGAATGATGGTTATGGTAGAAGGTATGGCAAAGGCGGGTTTCTTTCGCTGGCTATGTATGACGATCGCGAAAGCCGTTCGGTATAGGGTCATTCCGATATTTATTACATTCATGATCATGTCATTTGTCCTTGCTATGTTCATTGACAGTATCACGGTTATCCTGTTCTTAGCAGCAGTTACGGTGGAACTGGCGCAGCTTCTGGACTTTAATCCGATTCCGCTGATCCTGTCTGAGATCTTCTGCGCAAATCTGGGTGGATCGGCAACAATGTGTGGTGATCCTCCAAATATCATTGTCGGAACATCCCTTCGGTATTCGTTCTTCGATTTTATTACAAATACCGGCCTGATGGCGGTACTTTCACTGGTGGTTATTATTTTTTACTTTTATTTTTGTTTCAGGAAAGAACTCACTGCATCTTCGGCGTCACAGACTTCGGAGAAAGATCATCCATCACCGGTATCTGCGATCACGGATAAACGGGCATTTGCCATTAGCTGTGTGATCTTTTTATGTGCGGTTACCTTACTTATCACACATGCACAGACCGGACTGACAGTTGCATTTATCGGTCTGTTTATAGCAATACTGGTTCTTCTGACATCAGGAAAGAATATCGGACATATTTTAAAAAATGTAGATTATAAGACGATCCTTTTCTTTATTGGTCTGTTTGTTGTAGTCGGCGGTCTGGAGCAGACCGGTATTCTGGAACTGGCAGCCGGATTTATCGGGAAGGTAAGCCATGGAAATGCCAAGGTAATGATAGCCATTATTATCTGGGTATCCGCGATCGCAAGTGCATTTGTAGATAATATTCCATTTGCCGCAACCATGATCCCGGTTATCAAGACTCTGGCAGCATCGACAGGTGTGAATCTCTCGGTTCTTGCATGGACACTGGCAATGGGTAC is a window from the Lachnospiraceae bacterium GAM79 genome containing:
- a CDS encoding 4Fe-4S dicluster domain-containing protein codes for the protein MITNDATLLKVKHEVLYEVAKLAYAGRLEEERDSLPYKMVPGPQPAFRCCIYREREVIRQRIRLAEGKAPGAEDDGNIVQVINSACEGCPISRYVVTDNCQKCMGKACQAACRFGAISMGRDKSYIDPSKCKECGQCAKACPYNAIADLVRPCMKSCPVDAISVADNGTGIAVINQDKCIQCGSCVHKCPFGAIGSKTFIVDIIKKMRSDIKVFAMLAPATIGQFGADITMASWRTALKKIGFYDVVDVSLGADMTAMSEAKEWIEAKEKGEKKTTSCCPAFKNYIEKHFPTLKDAISETVSPMCAVSRYIKEKFPGAVTVFIGPCIAKKAESMSGEKDTADYALTYGEIRAMLRAKGVKLEPEEDTDDQGSIYGKKFANAGGVTAAVLESMKELGCTGDVSVCKCSGITECKKALTLMKVGRLPEDFIEGMVCEGGCVGGPSRHRDPNLAMRDRNAALAKSSDILIKDNLDKQNAESVDMIR
- a CDS encoding ArsB/NhaD family transporter gives rise to the protein MVAQILALAIFVVMFGLIISEKFERHVITLVCGLATLVLVFGVAMHSMDAILETLNIRNIFTLSFWYEAGASSESTGGINWATIIFLAGMMVMVEGMAKAGFFRWLCMTIAKAVRYRVIPIFITFMIMSFVLAMFIDSITVILFLAAVTVELAQLLDFNPIPLILSEIFCANLGGSATMCGDPPNIIVGTSLRYSFFDFITNTGLMAVLSLVVIIFYFYFCFRKELTASSASQTSEKDHPSPVSAITDKRAFAISCVIFLCAVTLLITHAQTGLTVAFIGLFIAILVLLTSGKNIGHILKNVDYKTILFFIGLFVVVGGLEQTGILELAAGFIGKVSHGNAKVMIAIIIWVSAIASAFVDNIPFAATMIPVIKTLAASTGVNLSVLAWTLAMGTDIGGSATPIGASANVVGMSIAAKEGHPISWGKYCKVSAPASVIVILISMVCIYLRYF